A genomic region of Oryza glaberrima chromosome 1, OglaRS2, whole genome shotgun sequence contains the following coding sequences:
- the LOC127756847 gene encoding disease resistance protein RGA2-like, with amino-acid sequence MANPWRMAAVGWGVTVVGWLIAPIMNLLVNKFVSNIGFNASRKLRELEIHTLPKLEDMLRELEEQRMQKEAEDDRSAVKKLEQPCEELRSALYEAEDILDLIDYHQIKNKVNDCDDDINWLQYLQDAVGACIKLCTSKSAALFPISRPPPDSTDPNCSSKSAALLPISRSPLDTPAPDPNCSSSKSASAAPLPISRPPPDTTDPFPLEGVDIVPSLQRVRSFYQLACFYRNWSYEVIGITNYKGSDSFLTICAKRKLRKRIEAIEEILNDWKHLCTESHQSHLSNQERSSRWNTISSNYRQSIKPVTKPTVFGRDEEREVIHRILREGPDDHAASSSNSKCYRVICIHGIAGSGKTTLAQYVCDYEKEDKDKYFDPIILIHVSETLRADYIFHDMLEEITENRHSSITDRRELQNKLKKELRGKRFLLVLDDVNDKNDQEQRDLLSPLDVGKRGSRILVTARRTDVALRANRYIQISDLDKEIYFSMFMHYALEGTSFDDRDFIPLGRKIAEKLQRSPIAAVIVGVRLKQNPDITYWRATSNLDVLNSTTGALLWSYQQLDMDVRRCFEFYSIFPRRYELERERLISMWIAQGLVKTTNAREEDMEDVGELYFHELQVCSFLQLKRKVNSDTSSGEYFTAHDSLYDVAKMVAGSDRVEIKKGIVQHISKYVRHVCIMFYDEVFPEQILELANLRTLIMCYSIKEMSKNDFERVLMRLRKLRVVYLDLQDMRTVPACIGELKHLRYLGISPSLNYNDITLPAEFAKLYHLHEFSVTPFVNLQFSSPAKMGNLVNLRYMHTWKGLDIPNIGRLKSLRNLFRFTVRKEKGYEIHQLEYLNNLRGRMFIDCLDNIRSKEEAVRARLADKRHITDLTLSWGGDERSASRTAPVTEMSSGPELQMQAEVLEELHPPAWITSLCIREYNGTTYPSWLSVKGVVQQGEFPAALQTLMFWSCKGSNNPPMIGERFGLLHHLSITDCSWNSLPANLDCLTKLDILTIQECPNIQSLPTLPQSLANIVVSHCNRSLTESCRIRGHPNWQKIRHIPYQSIH; translated from the exons ATGGCAAATCCATGGAGGATGGCAGCTGTGGGTTGGGGCGTAACCGTGGTAGGATGGTTGATAGCGCCCATTATGAACTTGCTCGTGAACAAATTCGTTTCCAACATCGGCTTTAACGCGTCGCGGAAGCTCCGGGAACTGGAGATTCATACCCTCCCAAAACTGGAGGATATGCTGAGAGAACTAGAGGAGCAGAGGATGCAGAAAGAAGCTGAAGATGATAGATCTGCTGTGAAGAAACTGGAACAACCGTGCGAGGAGCTAAGGTCTGCCTTGTACGAAGCGGAGGACATCTTGGATCTCATCGATTATCACCAAATCAAGAACAAGGTCAATG ATTGCGATGACGACATCAACTGGCTGCAGTACCTCCAGGACGCCGTCGGCGCTTGCATCAAGCTTTGCACCAGCAAATCTGCCGCGCTGTTCCCAATTTCTCGCCCACCACCGGATTCTACGGATCCCAACTGTAGCAGCAAATCTGCCGCGCTGCTACCAATTTCTCGCTCACCACTGGATACTCCGGCTCCGGATCCCAACTGTAGCAGCAGCAAATCTGCATCTGCCGCGCCGCTACCAATTTCTCGCCCTCCACCGGATACTACGGATCCGTTCCCTCTAGAAGGAGTAGACATTGTACCCTCGCTGCAACGGGTCCGTTCCTTCTACCAGCTTGCATGTTTTTACCGGAACTGGTCCTACGAAGTGATTGGCATCACAAACTACAAG GGGAGTGATTCTTTCCTGACTATTTGTGCCAAAAGGAAGTTGAGGAAAAGAATAGAAGCGATAGAAGAAATTTTGAACGACTGGAAACATCTTTGCACCGAATCGCATCAATCACATCTCTCGAACCAGGAAAGAAGCAGTAGATGGAATACAATTTCCAGCAATTACAGGCAGAGCATTAAACCTGTTACTAAACCAACGGTATTCGGTCGAGATGAGGAGCGTGAGGTCATTCATAGGATTCTCCGTGAGGGACCAGATGATCATGCAGCAAGCTCCAGTAACAGTAAGTGTTATCGTGTGATTTGCATACATGGCATTGCAGGATCTGGCAAGACTACCCTGGCACAATATGTTTGTGACTACGAAAAAGAGGATAAAGACAAATATTTCGACCCTATCATTCTCATTCATGTTTCTGAGACATTGAGAGCAGACTACATATTTCATGATATGCTTGAGGAGATCACAGAAAACCGGCATTCCAGTATTACTGATCGTAGAGAACTACAAAATAAGCTGAAGAAGGAATTAAGAGGCAAACGTTTCTTGTTGGTATTGGATGATGTCAATGATAAGAATGACCAGGAGCAGCGAGATTTACTTTCTCCACTTGATGTTGGGAAGAGAGGAAGCAGAATCCTAGTGACAGCTAGAAGAACAGATGTAGCTCTACGAGCTAATAGATATATTCAAATATCTGATTTGGACAAGGAGATATACTTTTCAATGTTCATGCATTACGCACTAGAAGGCACAAGCTTTGATGATCGAGATTTTATACCACTTGGGAGAAAAATTGCAGAAAAGCTACAAAGGTCACCTATTGCAGCAGTAATAGTGGGTGTCCGGCTTAAGCAAAACCCAGATATCACTTATTGGAGAGCAACATCAAACCTCGACGTGTTGAATTCTACCACAGGAGCTCTGCTCTGGAGCTATCAACAGCTTGATATGGATGTCAGGAGATGCTTTGAATTCTATAGCATATTTCCTAGAAGATATGAGTTGGAACGAGAGAGACTTATTAGCATGTGGATAGCACAGGGTTTGGTGAAGACAACCAATGCAAGAGAGGAGGATATGGAAGATGTCGGCGAGCTCTACTTTCATGAACTGCAGGTGTGCTCATTTCTTCAGCTAAAAAGGAAGGTTAATTCTGACACTAGTTCTGGGGAGTACTTCACGGCTCATGATTCGTTGTATGACGTAGCAAAGATGGTTGCTGGCAGCGACCGTGTTGAAATCAAGAAAGGCATTGTACAACATATTTCGAAATATGTTCGCCATGTTTGTATAATGTTCTACGATGAAGTATTCCCCGAGCAGATTTTGGAGCTGGCAAACTTGCGCACACTAATCATGTGCTATTCCATAAAGGAGATGAGTAAAAACGACTTTGAGCGTGTGCTGATGAGGCTAAGGAAATTGCGGGTGGTGTACTTGGACTTGCAAGATATGAGGACGGTCCCAGCATGTATTGGTGAACTAAAACATCTTCGTTATCTTGGTATTTCGCCATCCCTTAATTACAACGACATCACTTTGCCAGCCGAATTTGCCAAGCTTTACCATCTCCACGAGTTTTCGGTCACACCTTTCGTTAATTTGCAGTTTTCCTCCCCGGCGAAAATGGGGAACCTTGTCAATTTGCGGTATATGCACACGTGGAAAGGCTTGGACATTCCCAACATAGGGAGACTGAAATCGCTCCGAAATCTGTTTCGCTTCACtgtgaggaaagagaagggatATGAGATACACCAGCTGGAATACCTGAACAACCTTCGTGGCAGGATGTTCATTGACTGTCTTGATAATATAAGAAGCAAAGAGGAAGCTGTTCGAGCCAGGCTAGCTGACAAGAGGCATATAACTGATCTGACGCTAAGTTGGGGTGGTGACGAACGCTCCGCATCAAGAACTGCACCTGTAACGGAGATGAGCAGCGGTCCAGAGCTTCAAATGCAAGCTGAGGTCCTTGAGGAGCTCCATCCACCAGCCTGGATTACATCCCTTTGCATCAGGGAATATAATGGTACGACATACCCAAGTTGGTTGTCAGTAAAAGGGGTCGTGCAGCAGGGAGAATTCCCGGCCGCATTGCAAACCCTTATGTTCTGGAGTTGTAAAGGCTCGAATAACCCACCCATGATTGGTGAGCGTTTCGGTCTTCTGCATCACCTCTCAATTACAGATTGTAGCTGGAACTCTTTGCCTGCCAACTTGGATTGCCTGACAAAGCTTGATATCCTGACCATCCAAGAGTGTCCAAATATACAGTCACTGCCGACGCTTCCCCAATCCCTCGCGAACATTGTAGTTTCTCACTGTAACCGCTCTCTCACAGAGAGCTGTCGAATACGTGGGCATCCAAATTGGCAAAAGATCAGGCATATACCGTACCAAAGCATACATTAA